The Rattus norvegicus strain BN/NHsdMcwi chromosome 9, GRCr8, whole genome shotgun sequence genome contains the following window.
gagagtaaggcattgagagtaaggaaattatcctgtgataagagcaagaggaaaggagataagaagaagagagcaaggagaacctttaaagtcaaactttatggaggcaaacttttgtagaaacttttaggaaaactgaagaacttagaaataaaatttaaactcactgctcttcagccttcagcctggctcactggctagcctgtgctcttcagtcaggctcactggctagactctgctcttcagttaggctcactggctagtctctgctcttcagtcaggctcactggctagcctctgctcttcagtcacgctcactggctagcctctgctcttcagtcaggctcactggctagcctctgctcttcagcctggctcactggctagcctctgctcttcagcctggctcactggctagcctctgctcttcagtcaggctcactggctagcctctgctcttcagcctggctcactggctagcctctgctcttcagcctggctcactggctagcctttgctcttcagtcaggctcactggctagcgtctgctcttcagcctggcacactggctagcctctgctcttcagtcaggctcactgcctagcctctgctcttcagtcaggctcaatgcctagcctctgctcttcagtcaggctcactgcctagcctctgctcttcagacagtctcactggctagcctctgctcttcagtcaggctcattGCCTAGCCGCTgatcttcagtcaggctcactggctagcctctgctcttcggttgggctcactggcctatggggccctagcacatcgcttaaccatctgctcatgactgcctgaccaccaTGACCACCTGACTGcactgacttcttaaagtcgtcctctagaaagagcacaagaaaccaaagagaaacaccacagcaaactgTTCCCATGGGCTTTGCTTAAGATTAAgtactttcattatttctttaaaaaagtgaatTATAATTTCtgctattcatatggccaagagagctgtgcagtagtcattactttatggaatttggtgctaaatcaaaagattcctttattctattacgatgttatctgtatgctgtacgatgtatctttagaaaacacaacactaaattcctaaagtctagatgttttaagaaatCACCTCATGGAGAAACTtaactgcttacctatctagactggcctcttttgctatactgcaggtacaatcaattttccacactacttccatgattttcaagaatgattaagagaaaaataagttgaacataatggccagaaagggggttctgtcaagttgtcttatgtgggacaagataccaagctATGACTGAtaaacctaaaaccacctgttcccaagactaacagaacttacagaaaatacatatttcttatcattcctcctccccaatggtcagtgatttattgagcacctactacaatcctagcactgtgcatctaagggttTAATTGTGaataaaacttaataaaaagcctcattaaggaataaagaaaaatgaaacataactttgaaactcagaattcaatataaacaaaaccaccatttctttaactggtgatttctgaaaacttcatcattttttccatgggcttctacagtaatgatactcagtcttgattttgtaagtcacaaaaagcaagtcacacttctttcttggatcccacaactgtcaaagagaacaacactgtcgctgtccattttgcttccctatcaatcctgctatggatggtaatgaattccagtcttttcaatgtgaaaacaggccaccacttgaggggaaaggttattaaaattacccaaaacggagtattctctaaaattttcacatagcattttactgatatcacaatgtaaattcaccacaaatatttaaccaatgaaaatattgaatagctctgcaaataggagcgaaaatcatatatacttgaaaacaactattatggaaacaaaggacgtactaggagaaaagatacatcactaaaagctaaacaagcagcaaaaaagacactacatttcttggtttaaaagttaggtgatacacttgatctttaaagacaggcaatgtacttgatctttaaacccttcaactgtgccctgtccacatagaaactgcagtagatgacaatcttttgtaagatttatttatttatatgtgagacaatgcatctgttttcagacacaccagaagagggcatcagtgctcattacagatggttgtgagccaccatgtggtcgctggcatttgaactcaggacctctggaagaacacttggtgctcttacccactgagccatctctccagccctcacaatggcctcttaaacagcatcacagtggtctatttcactagatggctccagggtgataacagagaaactttcacagttcctgagcacttctgagttcaaataccaccagtgccaactctgtgctgttggcacattctgaccttctcctaagggttgtcagccacaaaagggacgggttagcaccacacagcactcactgcccaatcctaaaaaccccctcgattctgaaaaagccacataacatgcttgctccatatttgaggaagccaaatggttgatctggctcaaggctcctcttttcttagctcatcaactttctttttccacttcttgtcacaagaagtatgtttttatgctgcaactacactgcagtgTTTGAAGGAAATGACCATcaactctgggtgtcacctcttgaaatttaaaattcacagaacaattcatggctttctaatcagcaccatggaaaataaacaaaaacaagcaaaaccgttccaaaggaacttgctgatctgaaggtctgctcatagcaggcaggaaagaattaaattatgcagaactgtaatctgcataaattgcctgaggttttaagaaaatatattcccaaGATCCCCATCCTTTaacatacaatagaaacattacagggagtgtgccaccaggctaagctgcctctgaaaagcctgtcctgccctggcaggtacaggtcatttaattctaagtcaatctggagagaggtgacagccccaagttgctctggggatgtcagagcacagctctcatgcacactccagagcacctctacactctttcccaatgccataggctttccaatccctgcttcagttctccatacatccctgaaccctcccaccccctacccaatgggctcactttgcattgcctccttttgccactgctttcccaggacagggggaccaggtgggggggggggcagaagcaGTCCAGGgagggacgcgggtctcctacctaccttgattctgctgctctggggctgcagcccgccctgcttgctgcttgctgcttgctgttccTGGGGACCAGACCGGAGGTCGGGCTAGGGGTCCCCGCGAGCTCCATGCCTCaaggtcccctggcagggctggcATGGGCTTCTTCCTTGGACACTGCGAGGCTGTAGTCTCTGTTGGAAACCCGCCGCTGTCATAGGgcgccctcccgtggccgagATGATGCCCAACGCCGCTAAGGCCCCCTTCCCTGGccgcttcttctgctttttcttttctttttttctttctctttttgctccCGTTGTGGCGCCTGGGAAGAGCtcgcctccaggaaggaggacatcgtgcaggcagaatcacctctggggcCTGCGggggtcggagagggagagagaggagtcagcttgggcggagGCGCCCCGGCTGCCGGCACCggcggaaggaaaactcgcccaggcacacgcgctgctgccggcgccaaatataacgcggGCGCCCGgtcccctcaggccccgcgctcacccacgagctccgcgtgccctgaaGCCCGGCTCGGGCGTGGGCGAacggcggggtgggaaggacacgtgtgcccactccgcTGTGCAGGCAACACCTGGAGGCGCGACACCGGGAAGCGCATGGTCCGGAACTCAGGGCTCCAACCAGGCGCGTCAGTCCACTCTCAAGGCTCTGTGGATGTGAGGGCGGCTTCTTCAGGCCTCCAGGTCCACCACGAAAAACCCGCGGCCATCACAGCTGGAGCTTCcaggtgccccaggctggagAATTGGTCAGggcgattgtggttgccactctcctaggctggctcagcagggcacaagccaccacctgctgtcctcacctgaaggcatcctgatggggctgagagcccacatcctgCAGGCAGCCTCAGTGCTCAGGACCATGGTCTTgtgtctgcaccttgttgccagcccctcacacatatggcagcatcacacatatggctccttctaccaaccgccactaattaccatttggacattccatcacagtgttgtcaagaagaaagatgcaaacaaacacgaaaagaatgaaatttaaaatctttttttttttttttggttcttttttttccggagctggggaccgaacccagggccttgcgcttcctaggtaagcgctctaccactgagctaaatccccagccccttaaaatcttttttatcaggctggagagatggcttggtggttaagagcgctgcttctccattgctcccaagtacaattcccagcaaccacattgtgacccacaactatctgaagtgggatccaatgccctcttctgtctgaagctctcttctgacattcaGGCACACTggcaaacagagtgctcatgtacataaataaatatttaaaaataaaaccttctaatcagttaatgtatctatatctagaagctagaaaagggtcacagcaatattaaaaataattcagaaatggtaaagggatgtacgagagtcacaaaattcactgggcaagatggtatatgcctggaatcccaacacccacaaggctgaggtaggtggattgccttgagttcaaggctagactaaagtgtgagaccttttattagaaaacaaaacaattggggacgggatggagagagagacagagagatagagagacagaagagacagaagagacagagagccagaaagacagagaaagatggagagggtgacagagacagagagccagcaccagagagagacagagagacagaagagacggagagacagaagagacagagaaagacagagagggagacagagacagagagccagtgccagtagagacagagacagagacagagacagagagacagagagagagagagagagagagagagagacctcgatgtcatttcctgcactgatgacaagctactgaagaatgtgaatgtctcctaccaaacactgagataatgctaatgacagaatgggcttcttattaagatatcataaaatgtagatggaaaagtaaaggaatgtataataaataaaagagaaatcctaaatttggaaagcctaaatttagaagactgtataagtttaagtcataggggaggggatAAGACGATgtggggggagagaataatcacaataaattatatatgtgtatgaaaatgttaactaagagcaaccaatgaaaagagaaaagcaggtttgtttacgatgaaattgagttcccatatgacactatataacattttgtgaatggattatatgaattatctgcaataaaaaatcaattgttactaaagatgtggttgtgttcatattaatttcaagtgttttaaattctttttatttatttgcttatttattgacaacagtctgtgacaacaaagaactgattgagcatccaagagacaagacgTTCACCAGGACCATACTtgtatcccagtaagaaaatttgaataataagtctacaggtgaaaagataaattaggaggtcatagacctaaaagttttatcctttttccctcaggggagcagccattctgtcagcctttcctggccctctcacaggatcagagttctcacctggaagcagggttatctggaaggcacataatacatatccacagacttctctttgggtacaaactgataggcaacttcaaggcttaaagtcattctctctctctctctctctctctctctctctctctctctctctctctctctctcagcttgaggctgcacacacgctgcattcttttgtgcactctgctttttttattgcagttttcttttctcaaactcccacaatcatgcacacgtctgttcattaccctttcattctcacacacactcttcatacacacctcgtacatatttcacacacaccacatgtactctcctgtcacgcacacacacagtcttcatacacacctcacacatatctcacacacaccacatgcactctcctgtcactcacacacaattttcatacacacctcatacatatctcacacacaccacatgcactctcctgtcacgcacacacaatcttcatacatacctcatacatatctcacacacaccacatgcactctcctgtcactccaCTCACACAcgctcttcatacacacctcacattctctcctcactcattctcacatgctctcctcatgctctctccctggctctcaagtttgttctcagactcgctctctcattagctccctcattcactatcacattctctctccactcactcttcacatgctcgtctcatgctctctcattcactctcacatttgttcttacattagctctgtcatgtactctctcattcactccctcatgctctctctcatttactcttcacatgttctgtagcctttctcttgccccagtcctttattaataatccaaaagcaggtagaaaaaagacattttataatcattgccaaatcaaatgcaaagaatgactacatctcaccaagaagtaagaattacaactgttccccaaagtttcaggcttgccctatacccaggcctgtggccaatataataataataattgtaaacttatcattatttaaactttaactctttagttttatacttcagagtccaaagctccgagACCAggtaattgcattttcctgtgacactctactgataaatgacataggcaaaactgccaggcagtggccagaaagaatcaggtaacccttagcacactaattccactatcgttctgttccttgcacacaatgactctcataagggttccagtagttagactagtttactagtatattattttatatattctatacttccttaaccagtctataatattatgtaaaacttatttcctaacttcaataactttttcctttcctagggtcccaatgttggctctaattcattttctcttattttcttcaagctgtctttggaAGTCAAACCCTAATCTggaactacaattctgcagttattacattttttccaagatgagaacacagagTATGCGCCTGGGCCTCTAGGgctctgctgtgctgtgcccctatgcatcaatttccaattgtctaagaatcataacatcaaggaacatctagttacacagaattcaccagagcagaaggagaaagaagtaggaaagtcagatataatacaacaattgtgcacaccaaggccaactgataggcagtcacacacaaatgaaatctatacagcccttgtccagggctaaggtttggagaaatggaaacaaccagttgtTACAAAAAGCTACTgagggctactgagatgtctccattgtatgttgtccccagcattagccagaactcagacaacaaagggaggtcaaagggatacagattggaaaggaagaagtcaaaatatcactgttgcagaggatagggtagtatacatgggacaccccaaaagttacaacagagaactcctaagcctgataaacaacttcagcaaagtggctgggtataaaattaactcaaacaaatcagtagccttcctctacacaaaagataaacaagctgagaatgaaattagggaaatgacacctttcataatagtcccaaatcatataaaaatacctcagtgtgacttttatcaaacaagtgaaagatctctgtgacaagaacttcatgatatgaagaaagaaattgaagaagatctcagaaaatggaaagatctcccatgttcatggcttggcagtatgaagatagtaaaaatggccattttcccaaagtgacctacagttgcaatgcaatctccatcaaaatcgattccaattcttcatagggttagacagaacaatttgcaaattcatttggaataacaagtaacgcaggatagctaaaacttacctcaacaataaaaggacttccctgggaatcaccatccctgaactcaagcagtttacagagcattactgataaaactgtatggtattggtacagagacaggaagatagaccagtggaatagaaatgcagacccagaaatgaaccagcacacctattgttacttgatttttgacaaaggagacaaaagcaaccagtggaaaaaggatagcattttttaccaaagggtgctggttcaaatggaggtcagcatatggaggagtacaaatcatcctcttcttattgccctgtgtaaagcttaattccaggtggatcaaggacctctacatcaaaccagatacactcaaattaatagaagcaaaagcggggaagaatcttgaactcatggacactggaaaaaatttcctgaacaaaacatgaatg
Protein-coding sequences here:
- the LOC134480473 gene encoding uncharacterized protein LOC134480473, whose product is MRMMAMQMMTNTISDDMERYKELIQVNSSYRIRQSQLLREQAQLKNNIQILLNEKRELLVEQTELPASSVETKRFCEEAGMNICDPRATQQQAPEVILPARCPPSWRRALPRRHNGSKKRKKKRKEKAEEAAREGGLSGVGHHLGHGRAPYDSGGFPTETTASQCPRKKPMPALPGDLEAWSSRGPLARPPVWSPGTASSKQQAGRAAAPEQQNQVGSCVCRVVPAGET